The nucleotide window ACACTCATGACTTCCCTCGTctgtcatctctctctctctcatgtctcGTCTCTTTTTAAACTTTCTCCAAATGATCTTGAACTGTATTTTCTGAAAAACAAACGCAAGATCAAAGTTCAGACACTATGATTACAGCATGTTTCAGCCAACCCAGCACGCTCTCGAGCAATACATCTCATGAAGTGCCTCAGAACCTCATAACCTGCATATTCCAAACTCAGCTCTGCGGCTCTCCAACTTATCTCACACTCACATGGTCCAGAACCCTCTTCTCTCATTCCCTCACCATCCACGCCACCGACTTTTTCTCTATCACCGTTTCTCTCCACCCATCAACCTTCTCATTCTTCCGAACTCGGCCTGGCTCCAAATCTATTTACCTCACCCGCGGACCGCGTCACCAGAGGATCAAGCTTTACTGGGACTTCACTCGCGCTGAGTTCATCCGTAACTCCGCCGAGCCCGAGTCCTGCTTCTACATCGCCATCTCATGCAATGCTAAGCTCGAATTCTTTCTTGGTGATCTTTTCGATGAGTTGACTCGGCGGTCCGGGTTGATCATGACACGCCAACTCAGAGAGCCAGCTCTGTTGTCCAGGCGGGAGCACGTGTTTGGAAGCAGGAATTATGTTTCCCGAGCTCAGTTCCTGGGAAGCAAACACGAGTTTGGAATTGAGTGCAGTGGGGGAGCGCTCAAAGTAAAAGTGGATGGAGAAATAAGCCTTGTTATCAAGAGGCTTGCGTGGAAATTTAGAGGGAACGAGAAATTTTTCCTTGGAGGCAATGAAGTCGAATTCTTTTGGGATGTATTTAATTGGGTCAATGGCGATGGTGGAAATGGGCATGGTGTGTTTGTTTTTCAAGTAGGTGACGGTGGGGTGTGGCCAGAAATGGTAGGTCCAGAGAAGAGATTGATGGGGAAGAGTTTGTCATTGTCACCGGCGTCCGGTAAGATGCCGTCGATGATATCATCATTGCCGCCAACGCCATCATGTTCAAGTGTGCTGCAATGGGCAGAGGAAAGCAGTGATGGTAGGAGGagctcatcttcttcatctacTAGGTCATGTGGGAGCAATGGGGGTTTCTCTTTGGCGTTGTATACTTGGAGGAAGGATTAGGTTGAAATTCGGTTGAAAAAGTTTGATTTGTGGTAATGAATGGGATTTAAGGTGGAAAAAGGAAGGTTTTAATTCGGAgataattcttttattaatcatgcgAGTGTTGCAattgttttatttcatataaattcaGCTATTTTGTACTTCTTCACCTTTTCCTCGTGGCTTAAGCcttgttgttttgtttgttttttgagatgatgtattttttaatattatttttattttgaaatctaaaaatatttaaattatttattttattttgtatagaaatttaaattttttttaatgattagatgatacaagatgagatgagttaaaataaactataaaaacaaaaacgaaaaagCTTGTTGCAAGCGCCCCTATGCAAgcggcgtgcaagcggggcctACATGGCATAAACAAAACGAATCGTTTTGTTTTCGATTGGGTTTTCGTCTCCTCAGTTCCCCGCATTTCCCTCCcaccctctcttttccctcaatcaattccctccctccctccttccctctctctgtGTTCCCTCAATACCCGCACTCCCTCCATCTCTCTCTGTCATACACCCACACGAAGCTTCCTTCCTCGACTCGTCGGCGCGAAGCGGCTACCTCGGGTAGACGTCCCTCCCCATCTGGGCCATCCCTCAGCAGGTCTATCCTCGGTTCGTCTCCCGCAGAATCGATTCCACCGCGGCCTCTCGTCTCCCACGAATGTGAGATTTTGGTAAGTTACcctatctcaaaccctaacccaccCTAACCCACCCTAAGCCGCCCCAATCTCGCccatcccgaaaccctaacccgccTCCCAAAACCCAAACCCGCctcccaaaaccctaacccta belongs to Juglans regia cultivar Chandler chromosome 8, Walnut 2.0, whole genome shotgun sequence and includes:
- the LOC109017303 gene encoding uncharacterized protein LOC109017303 produces the protein MITACFSQPSTLSSNTSHEVPQNLITCIFQTQLCGSPTYLTLTWSRTLFSHSLTIHATDFFSITVSLHPSTFSFFRTRPGSKSIYLTRGPRHQRIKLYWDFTRAEFIRNSAEPESCFYIAISCNAKLEFFLGDLFDELTRRSGLIMTRQLREPALLSRREHVFGSRNYVSRAQFLGSKHEFGIECSGGALKVKVDGEISLVIKRLAWKFRGNEKFFLGGNEVEFFWDVFNWVNGDGGNGHGVFVFQVGDGGVWPEMVGPEKRLMGKSLSLSPASGKMPSMISSLPPTPSCSSVLQWAEESSDGRRSSSSSSTRSCGSNGGFSLALYTWRKD